One segment of Argiope bruennichi chromosome 11, qqArgBrue1.1, whole genome shotgun sequence DNA contains the following:
- the LOC129957355 gene encoding uncharacterized protein LOC129957355, translated as MASRKINILEQSTREHSLPSTVNRASVRVNAATRCSTPTQDRNLDASSKLLIRSYPEYSAIGVTVPANGQSLDPEETEQSVDEVASTGCGAFWKWYTKTAISFRNSSYIHILQFVFSYMPVSAIIMGLIFNNECPQVSFLPLLVTVLGIVGIVCIGLWIAHSYCEHCGTACSTFLKCSISVSFVLLVSMVAMETYIIGCISPSFDTSAQEYCSKTFYFYVIYKEVVSAGALILVALLYFPGSGLHTCCRDCSAPSPASAFFPGP; from the exons ATGGCTTCCAGGAAGATTAATATTCTTGAG caATCTACCAGAGAACATTCATTGCCGTCTACTGTAAATCGTG CTTCTGTCAGAGTGAACGCAGCAACCAGATGCTCTACGCCAACTCAAGATCGTAATCTTGATGCTTCGTCGAAGCTTCTTATTCGCTCGTATCCCGAGTATTCTGCCATAGGAGTGACTGTTCCAGCCAATGGCCAGTCACTTGATCCTGAGGAAACTGAACAGTCAGTGGATGAAGTTGCCAGCACTGGCTGCGGTGCTTTCTGGAAATGGTACACGAAAACAGCCATCAGCTTCAGAAATTCCA GCTACATCCATATTCTTCAATTTGTGTTCTCCTACATGCCAGTGTCTGCAATAATAATGG GACTGATATTCAATAATGAATGTCCTCAAGTTTCGTTTTTGCCATTACTCGTAACAGTACTGGGTATTGTTGGTATTGTATGTATCGGCCTGTGGATCGCTCATAGCTATTGTGAACACTGCGGGACCGCTTGTTCCACTTTCCTGAAGTGCTCGATTAGCGTATCATTCGTGCTACTCGTGTCTATGGTGGCTATGG aaacGTACATCATCGGCTGCATTTCGCCGAGCTTTGATACATCTGCTCAAGAATATTGCAGCAAGACGTTTTACTTCTACGTCATCTACAAGGAAGTTGTTTCTGCGGGAGCTCTGATCTTGGTGGCACTGCTCTACTTCCCTGGAAGCGGCCTCCACACTTGCTGCCGAGACTGCTCGGCCCCTTCTCCAGCCAGCGCATTCTTCCCCGGGCCTTAA